In Burkholderia sp. GAS332, one DNA window encodes the following:
- a CDS encoding methionyl-tRNA synthetase: protein MSAPATDLSAGAPSGRRQVLVTSALPYANGQIHIGHLVEYIQTDIWVRTLRMHGHEVYYVGADDTHGTPVMLRAEKEGLTPKQLIDRVWQEHKRDFDSFGISFDNYYSTDSEENRVLSESVYLALKDAGLIEAREIEQAYDPVKEMFLPDRFIKGECPKCGAKDQYGDSCEVCGSTYLPTELVNPYSVVSGATPIRKTSTHYFFRLSDPRCENFLRAWVSGLAQPEATNKMREWLGDAGEAKLADWDISRDAPYFGFEIPGAPGKYFYVWLDAPVGYYASFKNLAEKRGLDFDAWIRKGSTAEQYHFIGKDILYFHTLFWPAMLEFSGHRTPTNVFAHGFLTVDGAKMSKSRGTFITAQSVIDTGLNPEWLRYYFAAKLNSTMEDLDLNLDDFQARVNSDLVGKYVNIASRAAGFLIKRFDGRVQDSAMQHPLLATLRAAVPQIAANYEAREYNRALRQTMELADAVNAYVDTAKPWDQAKDPANAVALHETCSVSIEAFRLLSLALKPVLPKLAEAVEAFLGIEPLVWADANVPLSSARPINAYKHLMTRVDPKQIEALIAANRDSLQATPEAAAPADAKTKSKAAKAAAADKDETPGIISIDDFAKIDLRIAKIVDCKAVEGSDKLLQLTLDVGEEKTRNVFSGIKSAYQPEQLVGKLTVMVANLAPRKMKFGLSEGMVLAASATDEKAEPGLYVLEPDSGAKPGMRVK, encoded by the coding sequence ATGTCAGCACCCGCAACCGATCTCTCCGCAGGCGCGCCGTCAGGCCGTCGCCAGGTTCTCGTCACGTCGGCCCTTCCGTATGCGAATGGGCAAATCCATATTGGCCATCTGGTCGAATATATCCAGACGGACATCTGGGTCCGGACGTTGCGAATGCACGGGCACGAGGTCTACTACGTGGGCGCCGACGACACGCACGGCACGCCGGTCATGCTGCGCGCGGAGAAGGAAGGTCTGACGCCGAAGCAGCTGATCGACCGCGTCTGGCAAGAGCACAAGCGCGATTTCGACAGCTTCGGGATTTCGTTCGACAATTACTACTCGACCGATTCCGAAGAGAATCGCGTGCTGAGCGAATCGGTCTACCTTGCGCTCAAGGACGCCGGCCTGATCGAAGCGCGCGAGATCGAACAGGCCTACGACCCCGTCAAGGAAATGTTCCTGCCGGACCGGTTCATCAAGGGCGAATGCCCGAAGTGCGGCGCGAAGGATCAATACGGCGACAGTTGCGAAGTATGCGGTTCGACCTACCTGCCGACCGAACTGGTCAATCCGTATTCGGTCGTCTCGGGCGCCACGCCGATTCGTAAGACCTCGACGCACTACTTTTTCCGCCTGTCCGATCCGCGCTGCGAGAATTTCCTGCGCGCGTGGGTCAGCGGCCTCGCACAGCCGGAAGCCACCAACAAGATGCGCGAATGGCTCGGCGACGCCGGCGAAGCCAAGCTCGCCGACTGGGATATTTCGCGCGACGCGCCGTACTTCGGCTTCGAAATTCCGGGCGCGCCGGGCAAGTATTTCTACGTGTGGCTGGACGCACCGGTCGGCTACTACGCGAGCTTCAAGAACCTTGCCGAAAAACGTGGCCTCGATTTCGACGCGTGGATTCGCAAGGGCTCGACCGCCGAGCAGTATCACTTCATCGGCAAAGACATTCTGTATTTCCACACGCTGTTCTGGCCGGCCATGCTCGAATTCTCGGGCCACCGCACGCCGACCAACGTGTTCGCGCACGGCTTCCTGACGGTGGACGGCGCCAAGATGTCGAAGTCGCGCGGCACATTCATCACGGCGCAAAGCGTGATCGACACGGGCCTCAATCCGGAATGGCTGCGCTACTACTTCGCCGCCAAGCTGAACAGCACGATGGAAGACCTCGACCTGAACCTCGACGACTTCCAGGCGCGCGTGAACAGCGATCTGGTCGGCAAATACGTGAACATCGCGAGCCGCGCGGCCGGCTTCCTGATCAAGCGTTTCGACGGTCGCGTGCAGGACAGCGCGATGCAGCACCCGCTGCTCGCCACGCTGCGCGCCGCCGTGCCGCAAATCGCCGCGAACTACGAAGCGCGCGAGTACAACCGCGCGCTACGTCAGACCATGGAACTGGCCGACGCGGTCAATGCATACGTCGACACCGCCAAGCCCTGGGATCAGGCGAAAGATCCGGCCAACGCAGTCGCATTGCACGAAACCTGCAGCGTGAGTATCGAGGCGTTCCGCCTGCTGTCGCTGGCGCTCAAGCCGGTGTTGCCGAAACTGGCGGAAGCGGTCGAAGCCTTCCTCGGTATCGAGCCGCTGGTGTGGGCCGACGCGAATGTGCCGTTGAGCTCCGCGCGTCCGATCAATGCGTACAAGCATTTGATGACGCGCGTCGATCCGAAGCAGATCGAGGCGCTCATCGCAGCGAATCGCGACTCGCTGCAAGCCACGCCGGAGGCTGCGGCGCCGGCGGATGCAAAGACCAAGTCGAAGGCAGCGAAAGCCGCGGCCGCCGACAAGGACGAAACACCGGGCATCATCTCGATCGACGACTTCGCCAAGATCGATCTGCGCATCGCGAAGATCGTCGACTGCAAGGCGGTGGAAGGCTCGGACAAGCTGCTGCAACTGACGCTCGACGTCGGCGAAGAGAAAACACGCAACGTGTTCTCGGGCATCAAGTCGGCCTATCAGCCGGAGCAACTGGTCGGCAAGCTGACGGTGATGGTCGCGAACCTCGCCCCCCGCAAGATGAAATTCGGCCTGTCCGAAGGGATGGTGCTGGCGGCCTCCGCGACTGATGAGAAAGCCGAACCGGGCCTGTACGTGCTCGAGCCGGATAGCGGCGCAAAGCCGGGCATGCGGGTGAAATAA
- a CDS encoding Heat-labile enterotoxin alpha chain, protein MRVDSYRNSTTIDTLTDDAESTDSRPARRSADQPAPAEAADRKRLPPIPTHERIRHATTGNDGRTSRSPTPKPQTDRPPAGATSIQYRGVTINLRPSLAPANPTPEQATRFGIADTLFCPSSAASGVTSSYLNQDDMASNPRVQAVAQGRPIESGCLGCTLKVMQGAATSTRQGNLFDSANAVGRAYAQGGQTRTAMLASIRNLQSDGNWSGDSRELPGYIRHPGTAGLRSGTALITDLEEHFASPYTPQGETMGHPNTFALIGLSLRNTPSGVFSVERPGHVMSVQRTHADGDYRTDAYTLYDPSQGAFRYDNFAQMAYAVSHYTPAAYPGLGGFTSASTSYYAMQNVLQHPLARERLGTIGGSYGMAALPAPLPPNFMSDDYEPQPVPVPSLTPPRVDLPRLPDFDQPGPSGYQPPPRDELKRSADTEGERQPMALYRPSIVTPADLRKLGGFSAEQTPLGKVNLDLHNFDVATNPSVIDGSGYLGTFRKLETAQQNPALADAKNGYVYAVAPTPNMVDLDASLGASARRPDTGEVAAMGRIDYTQIRGWQKMENGKLGKFTANPDYRWDVYDQTRTAGAQPQLSRFAADNTAWNDSAHRPFVTTQTHNDTTTYVPTQEPNLTQASFYNHALEKIGYLNDQQAKGQDYRGPVELIAHNGAYGTLQANVHTPAGQVFSPNGPGNTDVTVTNRAADVDGHHTFRMGDDGRFHTRVLGEDEVLRVGGNGYLYLDYAPKDPQSRNGVFRYQDNRLVHEEDNKVLTYSSAGYAYVSDHDYDSSYSQWKLTDSSNKSYSPPKSIDSYHDSSAGSARTQYEFDKDPDSALPVGTTHFVTSLPGGPSTYADTGSFIRNATQDQQQERANWLNRNNAALLFKDGFYLTATGEHTLEVRNLQGNTIKTVQTDAASQNDASGIKSDYSVSDRTWSRLQSEQDRRKKFEELSKTAYAAQ, encoded by the coding sequence ATGCGCGTTGACAGCTATCGAAACAGTACTACCATCGACACTCTCACAGACGATGCAGAGTCGACAGACAGCAGGCCGGCCCGGCGATCTGCCGATCAACCCGCGCCGGCTGAAGCGGCCGATCGCAAACGGTTGCCGCCCATACCGACTCACGAGCGCATTCGCCACGCCACCACCGGCAATGACGGCCGAACGTCGCGCTCGCCGACGCCAAAACCGCAAACTGACCGCCCCCCCGCCGGCGCAACCAGTATTCAGTACCGCGGCGTCACCATCAATTTGCGTCCGAGCCTTGCGCCAGCGAACCCCACACCGGAACAGGCGACCCGCTTTGGCATCGCGGACACGCTTTTTTGTCCCTCGTCAGCGGCGAGCGGTGTCACGTCGTCCTATCTGAATCAGGACGACATGGCAAGCAACCCTAGAGTTCAGGCGGTCGCGCAAGGGCGCCCAATCGAGTCGGGTTGCCTTGGCTGTACGTTGAAGGTCATGCAGGGGGCGGCCACCAGCACGCGGCAAGGCAATCTGTTCGATTCGGCAAACGCAGTAGGACGAGCCTACGCGCAAGGCGGACAGACAAGAACCGCCATGCTCGCCTCGATCAGAAATTTGCAGAGCGATGGGAACTGGAGCGGCGATTCGCGGGAATTGCCGGGTTATATCCGGCACCCGGGCACCGCCGGATTACGAAGCGGCACCGCGCTGATCACCGATCTCGAAGAGCACTTCGCCTCACCCTACACCCCGCAGGGAGAGACGATGGGGCATCCCAACACCTTCGCCCTGATCGGACTCTCGCTGAGAAACACGCCCAGCGGCGTCTTTTCGGTAGAACGCCCGGGGCACGTCATGAGCGTCCAACGGACACATGCCGACGGCGACTATCGCACCGACGCATACACGCTATATGACCCTAGTCAGGGCGCATTTCGCTACGACAATTTCGCTCAGATGGCATACGCCGTGAGCCACTATACCCCGGCCGCATACCCCGGACTAGGTGGCTTCACCTCCGCGAGCACGTCCTACTATGCGATGCAGAATGTGCTCCAGCACCCGCTGGCGCGCGAACGCCTTGGAACAATCGGTGGAAGCTACGGAATGGCGGCACTGCCCGCGCCGCTACCCCCAAACTTCATGTCCGATGACTACGAGCCGCAGCCCGTGCCTGTGCCGTCCCTCACACCACCGCGCGTCGACCTGCCCCGGCTACCCGACTTCGACCAGCCGGGCCCGTCGGGCTACCAGCCACCGCCGCGCGACGAACTCAAGCGCAGTGCCGACACCGAAGGCGAGCGCCAGCCAATGGCGCTATATCGCCCGTCCATCGTCACGCCGGCAGACCTGAGGAAGCTCGGCGGCTTCAGCGCCGAACAGACGCCGCTCGGCAAGGTCAACCTCGATCTGCACAATTTCGACGTCGCGACCAACCCCTCCGTGATCGACGGTTCCGGCTATCTCGGCACCTTCCGCAAGCTCGAGACGGCGCAGCAGAATCCGGCCCTCGCCGACGCAAAGAACGGTTATGTCTATGCGGTCGCGCCCACGCCCAACATGGTCGACCTCGATGCCTCGCTCGGCGCGAGTGCGCGCCGCCCCGACACTGGCGAAGTCGCCGCAATGGGCCGCATCGACTACACGCAGATTCGCGGCTGGCAGAAAATGGAAAACGGCAAGCTCGGGAAGTTCACGGCCAATCCCGACTATCGCTGGGACGTCTACGACCAGACCCGCACCGCCGGCGCCCAGCCGCAACTGTCGCGCTTCGCCGCCGACAACACGGCATGGAACGACAGCGCGCATCGACCGTTCGTCACGACGCAGACGCACAACGACACCACCACCTATGTGCCGACGCAGGAGCCAAACCTGACTCAGGCGAGCTTCTACAACCACGCGCTGGAAAAAATTGGCTACCTGAACGACCAGCAGGCCAAGGGCCAGGACTATCGCGGGCCGGTAGAACTCATCGCTCACAACGGCGCCTATGGCACGCTACAGGCCAACGTCCACACGCCGGCAGGGCAGGTCTTCTCGCCCAACGGCCCCGGCAACACCGACGTCACCGTCACAAACAGAGCAGCCGACGTGGACGGTCATCACACATTCCGCATGGGCGACGACGGCCGGTTTCACACTAGGGTACTCGGCGAAGACGAAGTCTTGCGGGTGGGCGGCAACGGCTATCTGTATCTCGACTACGCGCCCAAGGATCCGCAAAGCAGGAATGGCGTGTTCCGCTACCAGGACAACCGCCTGGTTCACGAAGAAGACAACAAGGTGCTCACCTATTCCTCTGCAGGCTATGCGTATGTGAGTGACCACGACTATGACAGTAGCTATTCGCAGTGGAAGCTGACCGACAGCAGCAACAAGTCCTATTCGCCGCCGAAAAGCATTGACTCGTATCACGACAGCAGCGCCGGCAGCGCCCGAACGCAGTATGAATTCGACAAGGACCCGGATTCGGCTTTGCCCGTTGGAACCACCCACTTCGTGACGTCCTTGCCCGGCGGCCCGTCGACCTATGCAGACACCGGCTCGTTCATACGCAACGCCACTCAGGACCAACAGCAGGAGCGAGCCAACTGGCTCAATCGCAACAACGCGGCGCTGCTGTTCAAAGACGGCTTCTATCTCACCGCGACCGGAGAGCACACCCTGGAGGTACGCAATCTGCAAGGCAACACGATCAAGACCGTTCAAACCGATGCCGCGTCGCAGAACGACGCATCCGGGATCAAGTCCGATTACTCGGTATCCGATCGGACGTGGTCTCGCCTGCAGAGCGAGCAGGACCGCAGAAAGAAGTTTGAAGAACTGAGCAAGACCGCGTATGCCGCGCAATGA
- a CDS encoding autotransporter secretion inner membrane protein TamB: MTTDASAQPPTQPPGAPPPGQQPPPDAPQRRRGRLLLKTLAWTLAVLVLLVAVALGLLYGALTTERGTAYAWQAAVKLLDGKLTGTLESGALSKGVQLRQVRWRSLDGSGTDIQIDRVAGRWELTHQPWRFMIDYLHIGTIDARIGASSSSSSGPLKLPQDLRLPMQVDVRDVQVDKLLLREGGSTTELSRFMFHGRSDGRHHEAAIERLDTPFGAVTAEAKLDGVRPFPLSGDVGYSGKVNNEPVQVGGHLSGTLENLVAELDASGMKLTGHARVEATPFSDVPLKRATLTFDHINPQAFAPGAPLADLAVRAELQPVGQDATGAVTLGAASGASGVSVAGAANTASSASASGPVSTAGASSATGIAEPHVVKNGKGGVNSDAAAKAAAGFAVAGHVSIVNAKPGAIDQHLLPLVDAQTDVRLDAQAQRISNLKVRLVKSATLTGGGALTGKRGQFDLQVAGLDLNALEATVRPTQLSGPIGIRLNDDIQSLTLDLADPKAGLRAQGKVTFDPARMSFNDVRVTSGKGRIDLSGALKHDANSTYNLKAQLTDFDPLTLTSQMPSRTPVTGAAPTANKAKNKQAAQGVAEAGSTAGAKSAAPADQAAAAVKNTAKAAVRTEVVQRKAPPPKRAAPPAHKIEARVNGTLTAAGVLGPVFTTKAEFKLGPSVYDGLPLTGGGVVQLAGSRILPSRANLSVAGNQVDLQGSFGARGDRLRFRVDAPELDRLGFGLAGLIAADGDVTGSFAHPNVVLNYKADSVVFSSNRIGHAEGHAELRDGANGALVFTTDARDLSAGGVDLTTLTARLSGTRANHTLEAAATGKLQDRPLDLTLAANGKLTEARDGTRWDGTVTRLQNRGTPALNLESPLAVSAGPNRLTLGATRLTLEGAVLSLKSFAFDHGKIQSAGTLTDISLARLQDLRHEITGEPPAVKTDLVFDGDWDFALGSTATGHIQLKRRGGDVTVEIGRGLASLGITDMSARAEFSGGNRLNATIHAQASRIGVIDADAHTMLVTRDGFLSVNEEGAVSGNIIANVPSLKTTGGLFGPSYLLDGHLALKLALGGTVAKPNLTGSLLGDGLSATMVNQGVQLKDGVVRIALSQNLVDFQQVEFHGASGTLRATGRVRLDGAQPDLSASIVADKLELFASPDRNLSLSGSASVANGGTEGGMAINGKFVVDHALFDMPEQSAPTLGDDVVVVRPDGTVAGERPPPQVAGTNKPIGPFAPRANIDINLGNSFRFRGMGADLGLSGTITAMSAPNLPLRAVGNVRVTQGSTYTAFGRKLNIENGFFTFNGPVANPGINILAMRRNQQVEAGVQVTGTVQFPVAKLISEPNVPDNEKLSWLLFGHGTDQGNNLGQQSTMTTALALLGSASGKRIAQTFGLDEFSIGRSEVGLTDPQVVMVSKAINEWLVIGYEQGLQSASNAIKATINLTRYWSVAAYGGTFDGLELLYTRRFDRVQW; this comes from the coding sequence ATGACCACGGACGCTTCCGCCCAGCCACCTACGCAGCCGCCCGGCGCTCCTCCGCCCGGACAGCAGCCACCGCCCGACGCGCCGCAGCGCCGTCGTGGCCGATTGCTGCTGAAAACGCTTGCGTGGACGCTCGCCGTGCTGGTGTTGCTGGTGGCTGTGGCGCTCGGCCTGCTGTACGGCGCGCTGACGACTGAGCGCGGCACGGCTTACGCGTGGCAGGCGGCTGTCAAACTGCTCGACGGCAAGCTGACCGGCACGCTGGAGAGCGGTGCGCTCTCGAAGGGCGTGCAGCTGCGGCAGGTGCGCTGGCGCAGTCTCGACGGCAGCGGCACGGATATCCAGATCGACCGCGTGGCCGGCCGCTGGGAGCTGACGCACCAGCCTTGGCGCTTCATGATCGACTATCTGCATATCGGTACGATCGACGCTCGTATCGGCGCTTCGTCGTCGAGCAGCAGCGGGCCGTTGAAACTGCCGCAAGACTTGCGCTTGCCGATGCAAGTCGACGTGCGCGACGTGCAGGTCGACAAACTGCTGTTGCGCGAGGGCGGGTCGACGACCGAGCTGTCCCGTTTCATGTTTCATGGCCGCAGCGACGGCCGGCACCATGAGGCTGCGATCGAACGGCTGGACACGCCGTTCGGCGCAGTGACGGCGGAGGCGAAGCTCGACGGGGTACGGCCGTTCCCGCTGAGCGGCGATGTCGGCTATTCCGGCAAGGTTAACAACGAGCCGGTGCAGGTGGGCGGCCATCTGAGCGGTACGCTGGAGAATCTTGTTGCCGAACTCGATGCCAGCGGCATGAAGCTCACCGGCCATGCCCGGGTCGAGGCCACGCCGTTCAGCGACGTGCCGTTGAAACGCGCCACGCTGACTTTCGACCATATCAATCCGCAGGCGTTTGCGCCTGGTGCGCCGCTGGCGGATCTGGCGGTGCGCGCTGAACTGCAGCCGGTGGGGCAGGACGCAACGGGTGCGGTGACGTTGGGTGCTGCCAGTGGGGCCAGCGGGGTGAGTGTTGCCGGCGCGGCGAATACGGCGAGTTCCGCCAGCGCTTCCGGCCCCGTGAGCACCGCCGGTGCCAGCAGCGCTACCGGTATAGCCGAGCCGCACGTTGTCAAAAACGGCAAAGGCGGCGTCAACAGCGATGCAGCAGCAAAAGCCGCCGCAGGTTTCGCCGTCGCGGGCCATGTCTCGATCGTCAACGCCAAACCGGGTGCGATCGACCAGCACCTGCTGCCTTTGGTCGACGCGCAAACCGACGTGCGCCTCGACGCCCAGGCGCAGCGCATCTCGAACCTGAAGGTGCGGCTCGTGAAGAGCGCCACGCTCACCGGCGGCGGCGCGCTGACCGGCAAGCGCGGCCAGTTCGATCTGCAAGTCGCCGGGCTCGACCTGAACGCCCTCGAAGCGACCGTGCGGCCCACCCAGCTTTCCGGTCCGATCGGCATCCGTCTGAACGACGACATACAAAGCCTGACCCTCGATCTCGCGGACCCGAAAGCAGGATTGCGCGCCCAAGGCAAGGTGACCTTCGACCCCGCGCGAATGAGCTTCAACGACGTTCGTGTCACATCGGGTAAAGGCCGCATCGATCTGTCTGGCGCGCTCAAGCACGACGCGAATTCCACCTATAACCTGAAAGCGCAGTTGACCGATTTCGATCCGTTGACGCTGACGTCGCAGATGCCGTCGCGCACGCCGGTAACGGGCGCGGCTCCCACGGCGAACAAGGCCAAAAACAAGCAAGCCGCACAAGGCGTGGCAGAAGCCGGCAGTACGGCCGGTGCGAAAAGCGCGGCCCCCGCCGACCAAGCCGCCGCCGCAGTAAAAAACACGGCCAAGGCCGCCGTGCGGACCGAAGTGGTTCAACGTAAAGCGCCGCCGCCCAAGCGTGCCGCGCCGCCGGCCCACAAGATCGAGGCGCGCGTGAACGGCACGCTCACCGCGGCCGGCGTGCTCGGTCCGGTCTTTACCACCAAGGCCGAATTCAAACTCGGTCCGAGCGTCTACGACGGCCTGCCGTTGACGGGCGGCGGCGTGGTCCAGCTAGCCGGCTCGCGGATTCTGCCGAGCCGCGCGAATCTCTCGGTGGCGGGCAATCAGGTGGACTTGCAGGGCAGCTTCGGCGCGCGCGGCGACCGCCTGCGTTTTCGCGTCGATGCGCCGGAACTCGATCGTCTCGGGTTTGGTCTCGCTGGTCTGATCGCCGCGGACGGCGACGTCACCGGCTCGTTTGCGCATCCGAATGTCGTGCTGAACTACAAGGCAGACAGTGTCGTGTTCAGCAGTAACCGCATTGGCCATGCGGAAGGCCACGCCGAATTGCGCGACGGCGCGAACGGCGCGCTCGTCTTCACGACTGACGCGCGCGACCTCAGCGCCGGCGGCGTCGATCTCACCACGCTCACGGCGCGCCTGTCCGGCACGCGCGCCAACCATACGCTGGAGGCGGCCGCCACCGGCAAACTGCAGGACCGTCCGCTCGATCTGACGCTCGCGGCCAACGGCAAGCTGACCGAAGCTCGCGATGGCACGCGCTGGGACGGCACCGTGACCCGCCTGCAGAACCGCGGCACACCGGCGCTGAACCTCGAGTCACCGCTCGCCGTGAGCGCCGGGCCGAACCGCCTGACGCTCGGCGCGACGCGCCTCACGCTCGAAGGCGCGGTGCTGAGCCTGAAATCGTTTGCTTTCGACCACGGCAAGATCCAGTCCGCGGGCACCTTGACCGACATTTCGCTCGCGCGCCTGCAGGATTTGCGGCACGAGATCACCGGCGAACCGCCGGCCGTCAAAACCGATCTGGTGTTCGACGGCGACTGGGATTTCGCGCTCGGCAGCACCGCGACCGGCCACATTCAGTTGAAGCGTCGCGGCGGCGATGTCACGGTCGAAATCGGACGTGGTTTGGCCTCGCTGGGCATTACCGATATGAGCGCGCGTGCCGAATTCAGTGGTGGCAACCGGCTGAATGCGACTATCCACGCGCAGGCCAGCCGGATCGGCGTGATCGACGCCGACGCGCATACCATGCTCGTGACGCGTGACGGCTTCCTGAGCGTCAACGAAGAGGGCGCGGTGAGCGGCAACATCATTGCGAACGTGCCGTCGCTGAAAACGACCGGCGGCCTGTTCGGCCCGAGCTATCTGCTGGACGGCCACCTCGCGCTCAAACTCGCGCTCGGCGGCACAGTCGCCAAGCCGAATCTGACGGGGTCGCTGCTCGGCGACGGTTTGTCGGCGACGATGGTCAACCAGGGCGTGCAGTTGAAAGACGGCGTGGTGCGTATCGCGCTCTCGCAAAATCTGGTGGATTTCCAGCAGGTGGAGTTTCATGGCGCGAGCGGCACGTTGCGCGCAACCGGCCGTGTGCGTCTGGATGGCGCCCAGCCGGATCTGTCCGCTAGCATCGTCGCGGATAAGCTGGAGTTGTTCGCGTCGCCGGACCGCAATCTCTCGCTGTCGGGTAGCGCGAGCGTGGCAAACGGCGGCACCGAGGGCGGTATGGCGATCAACGGCAAATTCGTGGTCGATCACGCGCTGTTCGATATGCCGGAGCAATCCGCGCCGACACTCGGCGACGACGTGGTGGTGGTGCGTCCGGACGGCACGGTGGCGGGCGAGCGGCCACCGCCGCAGGTGGCGGGCACGAACAAGCCGATCGGCCCGTTTGCGCCACGCGCCAATATCGACATCAATCTCGGCAACAGCTTCCGTTTCCGCGGCATGGGCGCGGACCTCGGCCTGAGCGGTACGATCACGGCGATGAGCGCGCCGAACCTGCCGTTGCGGGCGGTCGGCAATGTCCGCGTGACGCAGGGCTCGACCTATACCGCGTTCGGCCGCAAGCTCAACATCGAGAACGGCTTCTTCACGTTCAACGGTCCGGTCGCCAATCCGGGCATCAACATCCTGGCAATGCGCCGCAATCAGCAGGTCGAGGCGGGCGTGCAGGTCACGGGCACGGTTCAGTTCCCGGTGGCGAAGCTGATTTCCGAGCCGAACGTGCCGGACAACGAAAAGCTCTCGTGGCTGCTGTTTGGACACGGCACGGATCAGGGCAATAACCTCGGTCAGCAAAGCACCATGACGACGGCGCTCGCGTTGCTCGGCAGTGCAAGCGGCAAGCGGATTGCGCAGACTTTCGGGCTCGACGAGTTTTCGATCGGGCGAAGCGAAGTCGGGCTGACCGATCCCCAGGTGGTGATGGTGTCGAAGGCGATCAACGAGTGGCTTGTGATCGGCTACGAGCAGGGTCTGCAGTCGGCGAGCAATGCGATCAAGGCGACCATCAACCTGACGCGCTATTGGTCGGTGGCGGCTTATGGCGGCACGTTCGACGGGCTCGAGCTGCTTTATACGCGGCGCTTCGACCGGGTCCAGTGGTGA